One Schistocerca cancellata isolate TAMUIC-IGC-003103 chromosome 1, iqSchCanc2.1, whole genome shotgun sequence genomic region harbors:
- the LOC126162281 gene encoding uncharacterized protein LOC126162281: MCGDSGQPPIARTRCRALQMLLLLLLAVAAPAAAAPVTSAEEPASTSTEATTVGAGDRLLESLTQKERAALMAYELAAALQQLAEQEAEVGDVTEEATARIVTRQGDASDYSDAESREETPATTPLHRALALQPYSATTSVAKSISLSKTFQSILNRWVQARSNVTYYKVVKVNAKITICFPFNVCFEIQDPWGLCCPF; this comes from the exons ATGTGTGGAGACAGTGGCCAGCCGCCAATTGCACGCACGAGGTGCAGGGCCCTCCAGATGCTGCTCCTGTTACTGCTGGCCGTGGCTGCACCTGCTGCTGCGGCGCCCGTGACGTCAGCAGAGGAACCCGCAAGCACCAGCACCGAGGCGACCACGGTAGGCGCTGGCGACCGGCTGCTCGAGTCTCTTACCCAGAAAG AGCGAGCGGCTTTGATGGCGTACGAGCTGGCGGCAGCGCTGCAGCAGCTGGCGGAGCAGGAGGCGGAGGTCGGTGACGTCACGGAGGAGGCGACGGCGCGCATCGTGACGCGGCAGGGGGACGCCTCCGACTACAGCGACGCGGAGAGCCGCGAGGAGACGCCCGCCACCACGCCGCTGCACCGCGCGCTCGCACTCCAGCCCTACAGCGCCACCACCAGCGTCGCTAAG AGCATTTCGTTGTCGAAGACATTTCAGTCCATCCTAAACCGCTGGGTGCAAGCGAGGTCAAACGTTACCTACTACAAAGTCGTGAAAGTCAATGCCAAGATAACCATCTGCTTTCCTTTCAACGTTTGCTTCGAAATACAGGATCCTTGGGGCCTATGCTGTCCCTTCTGA